The DNA window GGCGCGATGCCGCTGCGGCGTGGGGAAAGTCCATGGCCTATGAATTCATTAAGCGTACGCTTGGCAGGGCTATGTTAATCCCATCGGGGAACCACACTCGTGGGCGGTGAATCAACGCGCAAGTTGCTGGTGGTCGACGACGATCCCAACTGCCGACGCATCTTGGAGATGATGCTGAGCGGCAGTGGATATGACGTGCGGCTTGCCTGCGATGGCTGGGAAGCGCTCGAGATCGTCGTGTCCGACAAGCCGGCCATCATCGTCACCGATTGGATGATGCCGCGCATGGACGGATTGGAGTTGATTCGCAAGTTGCGGGCCGAGCTGACTTGGTATCCGTACATCCTGCTAATGAGCGGCAGACCTGATGAGCAGCCAGGACTGGACATTGGCGCCGACGAATTCCTGGCCAAGCCGATCCATGGCGAGCACCTGCTGCCGAGGCTGCGGGCCGGCGAGCGCATCGTACACCTGCAAGAGCGCTTACGGGAGCAGAACGCCGCGCTGAACCTGGCGAATCAGCAGCTAGCCGAACTGGCGACTATCGATCCGCTGAGCGGACTGCTCAATCGCCGCGCGTTTTTTGATGAATTGCGGCAAGAGTGGGCGCGGGCCGATCGCTATGAATTGCCGCTGGCCTGTCTGATGTTCGACATCGATCACTTCAAGCGGGTGAACGACACTTATGGGCATTCGGCGGGGGACAGCGTGATTGAAACCGTGGGACGCCTGATGAAAGCGGCTTTCCGCGAGAGCGACCGGATCTGCCGATACGGCGGCGAGGAGTTTTGCGCATTCTTGACGAACACCTCGCTGGAAACGGCCTGCCAGATGGCCGATCGAATCCGACTGGCGGTGGCAGCGTCCGCGCTGCCGCATCTGCCGGCCGACTTCCACTTTTCGATTAGCGTGGGAGTCGCCGAAAGGACGTGCGAAACCCGCACATATCAAGATCTTGTCGAGCATGCCGATCAGGCTCTGTTGGCGGCGAAACAAGCGGGGCGCAACCGGCTGATGCGCTTCGATGAGCTAATGCTCGCGCCAGTTGGCGGGTAGCCACGCTATTGAAGATTTCGTCGCTGGCGTCCTCGCGCCGACTCCGGCGAGCCATTTGGGTTCATCCGCCGCGAAAAACCGTGTAACATCGCAGTGCTCCAATGCGATGGCGAGCGTTTACTGACGGGCGGCGTGATGCACGGATTGACCCTGTTTCGCCTGAGTCTGGTGCGGTTCGCCGCCTCGTTCATGGTCGTGTTGACCACCGGCGTAATCAACCGAGTCTTCATTGCCGATCTTGGTTACTCGGAGGCTTGGTTCACGCTGCTGCTTTGCCTGCAGCAACTGGTGACGCCGCTGACGCTTGTTACGGGATATTGGTCGGATTCGATTCCGATCTGGGGTCGGCATCGCGCCCCGCACGCGGCTTTTTGGGCAATTGCGGCCGCGGTCGCCTTGGCGGCGATGATGATTTGCCTTCGCGGGGCCGCCGCGCGGCCGGCCTGGTCGGTGGCGCTGTTCTTGCTGGCCGCGGTGGCGATGTCGGTGTTTGGGCTGGGAGTCAAGGCGTCGAACCTGTTGATCACGGCGCTATTAGTTGATCGATTACCGGCCCGGCGAAGGGCGGGGGCGTTGACGTACGTCTGGTTCATGGCGATTGCCGGATTGGTCTTGGGCGGCCTGTGCTATGGGATACTTTTTGGCCGCGCGCCAACCATTGGATTGAGCTACTTGACCGAAGTGACCGTGGCGACCTGCGTTGGCGTGGTAGCGCTAACCTTGGTGGGACTGGTGGGCGTCGAACCGGCGGACCACCGCGCCGTGGCGGCGGCGACGCCGAGCGGCTTCTGGCGGTCGTTGCGCGCCTTGTGTCGCAATTCTCAGGCGCGGTGGTTTTTTGGATTCATGGCGCTCGCCGAGTTTTCTTTCTTCTGTCAGGACTTGATACTAGAGGTGTATGGCGGGCGCGTGTTTCAGCTTTCGGTGAGCGCAACGACGGAATACAGCTTTTACCATGGGCTGGGGACGCTCTTGGGCATGATGTTGGGCTGGACCTTGCACGAGGCGATATGGATTCGATCGCGAACCTGGCAACTGCCGCTGGCATGCGTACTAGGCGCATTGGCGTTCGCCTTCTTGGTGGGATCGGCGTTGTTGCAGGCGTCGGCCCTGGCGACCTCGGCCATATTGCTACTGGGAGTCGCCAAAGGGGGATACAACACCGCCTTAGCCGGCGCGCTGATGGATTTGATGGACCG is part of the Pirellulales bacterium genome and encodes:
- a CDS encoding diguanylate cyclase, translating into MGGESTRKLLVVDDDPNCRRILEMMLSGSGYDVRLACDGWEALEIVVSDKPAIIVTDWMMPRMDGLELIRKLRAELTWYPYILLMSGRPDEQPGLDIGADEFLAKPIHGEHLLPRLRAGERIVHLQERLREQNAALNLANQQLAELATIDPLSGLLNRRAFFDELRQEWARADRYELPLACLMFDIDHFKRVNDTYGHSAGDSVIETVGRLMKAAFRESDRICRYGGEEFCAFLTNTSLETACQMADRIRLAVAASALPHLPADFHFSISVGVAERTCETRTYQDLVEHADQALLAAKQAGRNRLMRFDELMLAPVGG
- a CDS encoding MFS transporter produces the protein MLQCDGERLLTGGVMHGLTLFRLSLVRFAASFMVVLTTGVINRVFIADLGYSEAWFTLLLCLQQLVTPLTLVTGYWSDSIPIWGRHRAPHAAFWAIAAAVALAAMMICLRGAAARPAWSVALFLLAAVAMSVFGLGVKASNLLITALLVDRLPARRRAGALTYVWFMAIAGLVLGGLCYGILFGRAPTIGLSYLTEVTVATCVGVVALTLVGLVGVEPADHRAVAAATPSGFWRSLRALCRNSQARWFFGFMALAEFSFFCQDLILEVYGGRVFQLSVSATTEYSFYHGLGTLLGMMLGWTLHEAIWIRSRTWQLPLACVLGALAFAFLVGSALLQASALATSAILLLGVAKGGYNTALAGALMDLMDRRLAGVLLGVWGTTAGIAIAAGMAGGGLLRFGFFEAALAAQFTPATALRVSFAGVFAVELLGLLIAALMLLRFRPGVYREELDREIDALMSEGVLART